One part of the Salvelinus sp. IW2-2015 linkage group LG28, ASM291031v2, whole genome shotgun sequence genome encodes these proteins:
- the atp5mj gene encoding ATP synthase subunit ATP5MJ, mitochondrial, with amino-acid sequence MAGRVFTSWWAKMSPYYAGAYQEMWVGLGVMTYLYYKVSYGGKKAVKGKPAH; translated from the exons ATGGCAGGGCGTGTATTTACAAGCTGGTGGGCCAAGATGAGCCCTTACTACGCTGGGGCGTACCAGGAGATGTGGGTCGGCCTGGGTGTCATGACATACCTGTACTACAAAGTTTCTTATGGGG GGAAGAAAGCAGTTAAAGGAA aGCCTGCACATTGA